The following proteins are encoded in a genomic region of Populus nigra chromosome 16, ddPopNigr1.1, whole genome shotgun sequence:
- the LOC133676013 gene encoding protein STRICTOSIDINE SYNTHASE-LIKE 11-like translates to MALRPSTKAAMASILLSSVFLLLFSLNPSGKSSCHPQASALNPLPLNLPAEPSILVMTAVTIALCDGTTDPDRGPVCGRPLGLAYSPFTKLLYIADAYYGLFVADSNGRLAKQIATSAEGQRFVACNALDIDPITGNIYFTDASAVYDLRNSSKALLANDSTGRLMKYDVRTNQVTVLLRNLSVAVGAAVSKDGGFVLVSEFVGNRIRRYWLTGRNAGTSDIFLSNLNIVRPNNIKRTSLGDFLIAAATARQDSQTLVPIRVRVDEHGRISETVSLEAQYGSTLISEVQQSGLSLYVSSRGVNFVGVYTP, encoded by the exons ATGGCTCTCCGACCAAGCACTAAAGCAGCTATGGCATCGATACTTTTGTCTTCTGTTTTCCTTCTATTGTTCTCTCTGAATCCTTCAGGCAAATCTTCTTGCCACCCACAGGCTTCGGCCCTGAATCCCTTGCCTTTGAATCTCCCGGCGGAGCCTTCTATACTGGTGATGACGGCCGT GACGATAGCACTTTGCGATGGCACCACTGATCCCGATAGAGGACCTGTCTGCGGAAGGCCTTTGGGTTTGGCGTATAGTCCTTTCACAAAATTGCTCTACATAGCCGATGCATATTATGGACTCTTTGTTGCTGACTCAAATGGGAGACTTGCTAAACAAATTGCCACCAGTGCTGAAGGACAACGTTTTGTCGCTTGCAATGCTTTGGATATAGACCCTATCACAGGAAACATCTATTTTACAGATGCTAGTGCTGTCTATGATCTAAG GAATTCCTCGAAAGCTCTTCTCGCCAATGACTCAACAGGAAGGTTAATGAAATATGACGTGAGGACAAATCAAGTCACCGTGTTATTGAGAAATCTTTCGGTGGCAGTGGGGGCTGCAGTCAGTAAAGACGGCGGGTTTGTCCTCGTCTCGGAGTTTGTTGGCAATAGGATTCGACGATATTGGCTCACAGGACGGAATGCCGGGACTTCAGATATATTCCTAAGCAACCTTAACATTGTGAGGCCAAACAACATCAAGAGAACTAGTTTGGGCGATTTTCTGATAGCAGCTGCAACTGCTAGACAAGATTCACAAACACTGGTGCCCATAAGAGTCAGGGTCGACGAGCATGGTAGAATCTCGGAGACTGTGTCTCTTGAGGCACAGTATGGAAGTACTCTCATCAGTGAAGTTCAGCAGTCTGGTCTCTCGTTATATGTTAGCTCAAGGGGTGTGAATTTCGTTGGTGTTTATACTCCTTAA